In Streptomyces paludis, the genomic stretch CGCTGCTGCTCGGCCGGTCCGACGCCGTTGTGATCATGGCCGGCGGTCTGGGCACGCTGGACGAGGCCACCGAGGTCCTGGAGCTGAAGAAGCACGCCGTGCACACCAAGCCGGTGGTGCTGCTCAACACGGCGGGCTTTTACGACGGGCTGAAGCAGCAGTTCCACCGCATGGAGGACGAGGGCTTCCTGCCGCTGCCCCTCAGCGACCTGGTGTTCTTCGCCGAGGACGGGGTGAGCGCCCTCGCGCACCTGGAGGAGGCCGCCGGCGTGCGGTGACGGCGTGCGGTGACGGTGCGAGGGGTGGCCGGGGTGATGCGACGATGACCGCATGGCTACCCATCTGATCACCGGTGCGGGCTCGGGCATCGGCGCCGCTGTCGCGCGCCGGCTCCACGAGCGCGGCGACGACCTGCTGCTGCTCGCCCGGGACGCGGGCCGCGCGAAGGAACTCGCCGCGGGTCTGCCCGGCGCCCGTACCCTCGTCGGTGACCTCGACAACCCCGGCCGGCTCTCCTGGGCGCTCGCCCAGCAGTCACTGCCCGACCGCCTCGACTCGCTCCTGCACATCGCGGGCGTCGTGGACCTGGGACAGGTCGGGGAGCTGACCCCCAAGTCCTGGCACCACCAGCTGAACGTCAACCTCGTGTCGCCCGCCGAGCTGACCCGGCTCCTGCTGCCCCAGCTCCGGGTCTCCCGCGGCCAGGTGATCTTCGTCAACTCGGGCGCGGGGCTCGCCACCCACGCCGGATGGAGCGCGTACGCCGCCTCCAAGCACGGCCTCAAGGCGCTGGCCGACGGGCTGCGCCAGGAGGAACGCCCCCACGGGGTACGGGTGACCTCCGTCTACCCCGGCCGTACGGCGAGCCCCATGCAGGTCAAGGTCCACCAGCAGGAGGGCAAGGAGTACGACCCCACCCGCTGGATCGACCCCGAGTCGGTCGCCACCGCGCTGCTCACCGCCCTCGACCTGCCGCGCGACGCGCAGATCGACGACATCACCGTAAGGCCGGGCCGATGAGCGACGAAAACGTCCACGAAAACGCCCACGACACCGCGCGGGACAAGCCCATCGGCTGGGGCCCCGCCACCGGCGTCGGCTCGCTGCCCGGCGGTGACGCCCGGGAGGCCGCCAAGACGGCCACCGGCGCCTTCGAGTCCTTCCCGTATCTGCCGGAACTGCCCGCGCGCGGCCCCGGCGCCGACATGATCGGCCGTACGGCCGGACTGCTGGCCGAGGTCTACGCGCGCGTGGAGCCCAGCGGCTGGCGGATCGGCGACCGGCCCGGCCGGGACACCAAGCGCGCCCGGTCCTGGCTGGGGGAGGATCTCGACGCGCTGGAGGAGTTCACCCAGGGGTACGAGGGACCGCTCAAGATCCAGGCCGTCGGCCCGTGGACCCTGGCCGCCGCGCTGGAGCTGCGCGGCGGCGAGTCGGCGCTGAGCGACCCGGGAGCCTGCCGGGACCTGGCCGCCTCGCTGACCGAGGGGCTCACCGGCCATCTCGCGGAGGTACGGCGCCGGGTGCCCGGGGCCGTACCCGTGCTCCAGCTCGACGAGCCGTCCCTCACCGCCGTTCTGCGCGGACACGTCAGGTCCGCGAGCGGCTACCGCACCCACCGCGCGGTCGACCGGCAGGTGGTCGAGAGCGCGCTGCGCGAGCTGACCGCGCTCTGCCCGGGGGCGACGGTCGTGCACTCGTGCGCGCCGGACGTGCCGTTCGCGCTGCTGCGGCGGGCGGGCGCGGCGGCGGTTTCGTTCGATTTCGGTCTGCTCACCGAGCGTGATGAGGAGACGATCGGGGAGGCGGTGGAGGGCGGTACGAAACTCTTCGCCGGAATCGTGCCGGGTACCGACGGCCCATTGTCAGACCCTGCCGGTAGCGTCATGGGTGTCAGAACGCTGTGGCGCAGGCTGGGGCTGAATCCGGGGACTCTCGCGGAGTCCGTGGTGCTCACTCCGGCCTGTGGGCTGGCGGGGGCCTCTCCCGCGTACGCCCGTGCCGCGCAGGCGTTCTGTGTCAGGGCCGCGAGATCCCTCGTGGACAACCCTGAGTGACGGCTCCGGCGACGGGCGGGGCTGGATCATGGTGAATCGGGAGGACGAAACGGTGGCTGGCGAACAGCGGAGCGAGAACTCCGAACACGCCTTGCAGGTGCCCGCGGCGGCGCGTGAGCGGCATGCCCTGCTCGCGGAGCAGATCGAGGAGCACCGCTTCCGGTACTACGTGAACAGCCAGCCGATCGTCAGCGACGGCGAGTTCGACCGGCTGTTCCGCGAGCTGGGGCAGCTGGAGGAGGACCACCCGGAGCTGCGCACGCCCGACTCGCCGACCCAGCAGGTCGAGCGGGCGTACGAGACGGAGTTCACCGCCGTCCAGCACCGCGAGCGGATGCTCTCCCTGGACAACGCCTTCGACGACGAGGAGCTGGCGGCCTGGGCGGAGCGCGTCGCCAAGGACGTCGGCACCCCGGACTACCACTTCCTGTGCGAGCTGAAGGTCGACGGACTCGCCGTCAATCTCACCTACGAGCACGGCCGGCTGACCCGCGCGGCCACCCGTGGCAACGGCCGTGTGGGCGACGACATCACGTCCAACGTCCGGACGATCGCCGAGATCCCGCACCGCCTCACCGGGGAGAACGTGCCGGAGCTGGTCGAGATCCGCGGCGAGGTCTACTTCCCCATGGAGGCGTTCCAGGAGCTGAACGCGCGTCTGGTGGAGGCCGGTGAGAAGCCCTTCGCCAACCCGAGGAACGCGGCGGCGGGTTCACTGCGCCAGAAGGACCCCAAGATCACCGCGACCCGCCCGCTGCACATGGTGGTGCACGGCATCGGCGCGCGCGAGGGCTTCGGCATCGACTGCCTCTCGCACGCGTACGAGCTGCTGCGCGGCTGGGGTCTGCCCACCGCCCAGCACAACAAGGTGGTCCAGGACGTCGCGGGCGTACGGGAGTTCATCGCGTACTTCGGCGAGCACCGGCACTCCGTCGAGCACGAGATCGACGGAGTGGTCGTCAAGCTGGACGAGATCCCCCTCCAGGGCCGGCTGGGCTCCACCTCGCGCGCGCCGCGCTGGGCGATCGCCTGGAAGTACGCGCCGGAGGAGGTCAACACCAAGCTCGTGAACATCCGGGTGGGCGTCGGCCGCACCGGCCGCGTCACTCCGTACGCGCAGGTGGAGCCGGTGACGGTGGCCGGCTCCGAGGTCGAGTTCGCCACCCTGCACAACCAGGACGTGGTGAAGTCCAAGGGCGT encodes the following:
- a CDS encoding LOG family protein; protein product: MNICVFLSAADLDERYTRPAREFAELIGKSGHTLVWGGSDTGLMKVVADGVAETGGRLVGISVGFLGAMARPDADEMVVAKDLAERKALLLGRSDAVVIMAGGLGTLDEATEVLELKKHAVHTKPVVLLNTAGFYDGLKQQFHRMEDEGFLPLPLSDLVFFAEDGVSALAHLEEAAGVR
- a CDS encoding SDR family oxidoreductase — protein: MATHLITGAGSGIGAAVARRLHERGDDLLLLARDAGRAKELAAGLPGARTLVGDLDNPGRLSWALAQQSLPDRLDSLLHIAGVVDLGQVGELTPKSWHHQLNVNLVSPAELTRLLLPQLRVSRGQVIFVNSGAGLATHAGWSAYAASKHGLKALADGLRQEERPHGVRVTSVYPGRTASPMQVKVHQQEGKEYDPTRWIDPESVATALLTALDLPRDAQIDDITVRPGR
- the ligA gene encoding NAD-dependent DNA ligase LigA; this translates as MAGEQRSENSEHALQVPAAARERHALLAEQIEEHRFRYYVNSQPIVSDGEFDRLFRELGQLEEDHPELRTPDSPTQQVERAYETEFTAVQHRERMLSLDNAFDDEELAAWAERVAKDVGTPDYHFLCELKVDGLAVNLTYEHGRLTRAATRGNGRVGDDITSNVRTIAEIPHRLTGENVPELVEIRGEVYFPMEAFQELNARLVEAGEKPFANPRNAAAGSLRQKDPKITATRPLHMVVHGIGAREGFGIDCLSHAYELLRGWGLPTAQHNKVVQDVAGVREFIAYFGEHRHSVEHEIDGVVVKLDEIPLQGRLGSTSRAPRWAIAWKYAPEEVNTKLVNIRVGVGRTGRVTPYAQVEPVTVAGSEVEFATLHNQDVVKSKGVWIGDTVVLRKAGDVIPEILGPVIDLRPEDAYEFVMPAECPECGTELKAMKEGDIDLRCPNARTCPAQLRERLFYLAGRKCLDIENFGYVAAAALTKPLEPATPPLVDEGDLFDLTIDQLLPIRAYVLDPDSGLPKRDPKTGEEKIAQVFANKEGEPKRNALAMLKHIDEAKSRPLARIITGLSIRHVGPVAAEALAREFRSIDAIDAATEEELAAVEGVGPIIAGSLKEWFAVDWHREILRKWRAAGVRTEEEATGEDEGPRPLEGLTVVVTGTLERYTRDGAKEALQTRGAKVTGSVSKKTAFVVVGENPGSKHDKAVQLKVPVLDEDGFTVLLEQGPDAARETATTPEEPPVAGEETAAAAEVAAGVTGEETEITPEE
- a CDS encoding methionine synthase translates to MSDENVHENAHDTARDKPIGWGPATGVGSLPGGDAREAAKTATGAFESFPYLPELPARGPGADMIGRTAGLLAEVYARVEPSGWRIGDRPGRDTKRARSWLGEDLDALEEFTQGYEGPLKIQAVGPWTLAAALELRGGESALSDPGACRDLAASLTEGLTGHLAEVRRRVPGAVPVLQLDEPSLTAVLRGHVRSASGYRTHRAVDRQVVESALRELTALCPGATVVHSCAPDVPFALLRRAGAAAVSFDFGLLTERDEETIGEAVEGGTKLFAGIVPGTDGPLSDPAGSVMGVRTLWRRLGLNPGTLAESVVLTPACGLAGASPAYARAAQAFCVRAARSLVDNPE